The sequence below is a genomic window from Ipomoea triloba cultivar NCNSP0323 chromosome 10, ASM357664v1.
TAGCCGGCGTATAGGAGATTCAAATCTTCTGATTCGTTTTAGTATCAAATGTTTATCATTATGTCAAATTCCAAGTACTTATCACTTAAGATGCAAGTGTTAGACTTGACCTTTTAAGCCTCTTTTGTTcttataacttatttgatttatcttcttgtggtcctttgttaGTTAGGTCATAAAGTGATTTTCACTTAGAATGCACATTCAAGTAAGGTTTCACGTTTGATTTCTTGTGACAATATGTCTATTGATCTTATTGATTTGAGCTAGTCAACTATGGACAATTTAGATTGGTTTACCTTTTTGTGATCATTGATTTGAGTGATTTATCTTTTTTAATCATTGTCGAGTATAGTTACAAAACACATCACTAATGACTACGAAGCCTCTTGTAAATCAACTATGATACTATTTAATTTGACCACTCAATAGTCAAGAGTATGACCATTCAAATTCAGAAACAACGCATACATAATGAAATTTGTGGCGAAGAAAGACTTGATGGTCAATATTCGTCTACTCACGTGCCTGTATAAGGgcattattaaagtattaaggTTACCTATGGGAGTGTATATCTAACCAATAACCACACAAGATTGAACAACGTAACAAGACTAATAAGTCACCAAGATCATTTTATTAGACTTAAGGCTGATTGTTAATGAATTGCACATTTGCACCATCAAAGGCTCTTCAAGGAACGATCTTGTGAGCTTTCACCTTATCAATCCATAAAACAAAGGCTTTCTGGGAGTTCCTAAATCCCAGAAACCCATGTTCTTTGCTCTTGTTCATAGTATCCAGGGGACAAATTCCACTCAAGATAAGATCCACAAACCACCATACCCCAACATCCTCCAATTTCGTAGCTTGCAAATCATGTTTCTTCACAATCTCATCCCAAACAGCCCCTTTCCCCTTCATCATCTCCTGCAGAGTAACCCTCTCCCCCTCCTCAAATCCCCCATCTTCTAGCCCAAACTGCTCCGCCAAAATCTTCCAGAAATGCTTCCATTTGTACACGTCGCCATTGCTGACGTTGAAAGCTTCGTTCTTGGCGTGTGGGTCCACCGCCGCCCAGATCTCGTGCTCTGCAATCAAATCCGCATCGGAGCAAACAGAGTACTCATCCCACGCAGCTTTAACGCCGGGGAATCTCAGTGGGGCCCCTTCGTGCTTGCAGATTGCGGCGTAGACGCAGAGAGTTCCCACCATGTTCATCATGCTGTACGGAGAAAAGCCGTGGATGGTCCCCGGGCGGTGAACCGACCACGTTAATCCCTCCTTTTTCTTAACCTCGTCGAACAGGAGATCCTCGAGAACGTAGTAAAAGTTGGGCGTTTCTAGGCGCGGCAAATCCTCGGTGTACGGCGTGTCGTGGGCGAATTTCCCGAAATATTCGAACGATCCCACGTAGTGTTTGTGCCCCGTTTGCAAGCAAATATGCTTCAAATCTGGAGAATTTGGTATCACCGCATTCAACACATTCCTCAACATTTTTCCGTTCACTTCACAGTTTTCCAGTTCCGTGGGCCGGTTCGCCCATGTCACGTAAAAAACATGCGTGACGTCACTCAGCACCGACAGCTTGGAATGGGCGTCTTCCTCGTCGGAAATATCGCACTGGATATACTGTATTGGATGATCGGCGTTCCAGGCCGGTCTTGGGCGGCGGGCTACGCCGTAAACCTTCCATGGGCCGCCGGGCGTGTCGGCCAGAGGGAGGATCTCGGCGAGGCTGTTGCCGATAAGCCCGGTGACGCCGAGGATTAGAGCCACGCTCTGGTGCTTGAGTGGCGCATcaacatcatcttcttcaaaccttttctggaaaaaaaaaaaacataatcatcATATTC
It includes:
- the LOC116033642 gene encoding 3-oxo-Delta(4,5)-steroid 5-beta-reductase-like translates to MSWWWAGAIGAARKRFEEDDVDAPLKHQSVALILGVTGLIGNSLAEILPLADTPGGPWKVYGVARRPRPAWNADHPIQYIQCDISDEEDAHSKLSVLSDVTHVFYVTWANRPTELENCEVNGKMLRNVLNAVIPNSPDLKHICLQTGHKHYVGSFEYFGKFAHDTPYTEDLPRLETPNFYYVLEDLLFDEVKKKEGLTWSVHRPGTIHGFSPYSMMNMVGTLCVYAAICKHEGAPLRFPGVKAAWDEYSVCSDADLIAEHEIWAAVDPHAKNEAFNVSNGDVYKWKHFWKILAEQFGLEDGGFEEGERVTLQEMMKGKGAVWDEIVKKHDLQATKLEDVGVWWFVDLILSGICPLDTMNKSKEHGFLGFRNSQKAFVLWIDKVKAHKIVP